The Planctomycetota bacterium genome includes the window GGGCCTGGCGTTTATCGCCTGTTCCGAGAAGGCCTGGAAGAAGATCGATGCGACGCCCCCCGGCGCCTATTACAACAATCTGAAGGCGTACAAGAAGAGCCTGGCCGCGTGGGACAACCCCTGGACGCCGGCCAACGCGATGGTGCGTGCGGCCCTGAAGAGCACGGGGATGATCCGCTCGGAGACGCTCGATAAGGTGTGGTCGGAGACCCGTCGCCGGGCCGAGGCCCTGCGGGCGGCCGCCAAGGCCCTGGGCCTGACGCTCTACTCCAAGAGCCCCTCCGACAGCGTCACCGCGATCAACGTCCCCGCGGGTGTGGACGGCGAGGCGCTGCCGAAGGTGATGGCCAACGACTTCGGCCTCCGCGCGACGGGCGGCCAGAGCCAGTTGAAAGGCAAGATCGTCCGCTTCTCGCACATGGGTTACACGGACGCGTTCGACCTGCTGGCGGCGGTGGCGGCCCTGGAGATGGCGCTGGGGAAACTCGGGTACAAGGTGGACTACGGGGCCGGCGTGGCGGCGGCCCAGAAGGTTCTCGCGAGGGGCTGAGCGATTTCGGGTAAGTTTTCTGCGGTGGGTTCGCCGCGGGGCTTGCCCCGCGCTGCGAACAGCCAGCGCCCCGCCCCACGACAAGGCTCGGGGCAGGCAAGCGGGGCGGCGAACCCGCCGCGCAGCGAAAAGGAAATCCACGCATGAAAATTCTTGTGTCGGACAAACTCGACCAGGAAGGCGTCGAGATCCTCAAGTCCGAGCCGGGCTTCGAGGTGGACGTGAAGACGGACTACACGCCGGAGCAACTGCGCGACGCCGTCGGCCAATATGACGGCATCGTCATCCGCTCGGCGACTCGCCTGACGGCCGAGGTCCTCGCCAAGCCCGGCAACCTGAAGGTCATCGCGCGGGCCGGCGTCGGCGTGGACAACGTGGACCTGGCGACGGCGACGCGTCACGGGATCGTGGTGATGAACGCGCCGGACGGGAACACGCTCTCGACGGCGGAACTGACGATCGGCCTGATGTTCGCCGTCAGCCGGCACATTGTCCCCGCGTGCACGAGCCTCAAGGAAGGCCGATGGGACAAGAAATCGTTCATGGGCCACACGCTGGCCTCGAAGACGGTCGGCATCATCGGCCTGGGTCGGATCGGAAGCGCCGTCGCCCGGCGGTGCCTGGGCTTGGAGATGAAGGTGATCGGCTACGACCCCTTCGTCTCGGGCGACCGGGAACTGGCGAAGCAGATCCGGCTCGTGGACAACCTGGAAGACCTCCTGCGGGAGGCCAACTACCTGACGGTCCACACGACGCTGACGGACGAGACGCGCTGCCTTATCGGGGCGAAGGAACTGGCGATGATGCCGAAGGGCGCGTTCGTGATCAACGCGGCGCGCGGCGGCATCATCGACGAGAAGGCCCTCCTGGAGGCCCTCGCCTCCGGCCACCTGGCCGGCGCCGGCCTCGACGTGTACACTAAGGAGCCGCCCGAGGACCGCTCGCTGGTGGAGCATCCGAAGGTCGTCAGCCTGCCGCACCTCGGCGCCTCGAGCCACGAGGCCCAGCGCGTCGTCGCCGTGGACGCCTGCCGGAACCTCGTCGATTACCTGGCGGGGCGGGAATTGCGGAATGCCGTCAACGTGCCGGCTATGGATTTCGCTGCCGCGGGGGCGCTGAAGCCCTATATGGAACTGGGGCACCGGATGGGGGCGATCCTGGTGGCCCTGATGCGCGGGCGGCTGAAAAGCCTCACGATTGTCTACGCGGGCGAAATCGCCGACGAGCCCTACAACCAGGTTACGATCAGCGTCGTCATGGGCATGCTTCAGAAGGTCGTCGCCTCGCCGATCAACATGGTCAACGCCATGGTGGTGGCGAAGGAGAGCGGCGTCGAGGTGTCGGAGCGGACGTCGACGGACGCGCGGGGCTATGCGTCGAGCGTGCGGGTCGTCGCGGAAGGCGACCGCGAGAACCATTCCGTTTACGGCACGGTGTTCGCCGGCCGATATGCGCGCGTGACGGCGATCGACGAGTTCTACATGGAACTCCGCCCGCAGGGCGACATCGTGATTACGTTCAACGAGGACCGGCCCGGCATCATCGGCGAAGTGGGGACGATCTTCGGGGCGCACCGCATCAACATCGCAAGCATGACGTTCGGGCGCAAGCCGGAATCGGGCGAGGCGTGTCTGGCCCTGACGCTGGACGCGGTCCCGCCGGCCGGGGTGCTGGAAGAGTTGCGCGGCAAGAAGTTCATGACGCGCGTCCACCACGTGAGCCTGCCGCCGCTTGTGACCGAGGGTGTGTAAAACGCCGACCTACCGTAAATCCGAGGCCGAACCGGCGCAGGCCCGCAAAACAGTTGTGGCACGGCCGGCTTTGCCCGGCCGTGTATCGCGCACGGCGGGGCAAGACCCGCCGTGCCACACAGGTAAAGTTCGAGAGATGTCAGTTGTGGCACGGCCGGCTTGCCCGGCCGTGCTCCTCTCCGGCCTCCTCCTCGCCGCGATCCTCATCGGCCTCGCCTGCGAGCCGCACGTCCTGCGGGAGGAACCCGTCCTTCTTTTTTCGGCGAACAACGACGGCATCATCGCGGCCTGCGGGTGCCCGGGCAATCCGAGCGGGGGGTTCGCCAAACGCCAGGGCCTCGTCGAGCAATATCGCCGAACCTGCCGAAACGTCCTCCTCGTGGACCCGGGCGACCTGCTGCCCGACCACAAGAACGAAACACTCGTCAAGTACCTGGGGCGTGGGGCGGCCCGGGCGAAGTACGACGCCATCGGCCTGGGCGACCAGGAATTCCTC containing:
- the serA gene encoding phosphoglycerate dehydrogenase, producing the protein MKILVSDKLDQEGVEILKSEPGFEVDVKTDYTPEQLRDAVGQYDGIVIRSATRLTAEVLAKPGNLKVIARAGVGVDNVDLATATRHGIVVMNAPDGNTLSTAELTIGLMFAVSRHIVPACTSLKEGRWDKKSFMGHTLASKTVGIIGLGRIGSAVARRCLGLEMKVIGYDPFVSGDRELAKQIRLVDNLEDLLREANYLTVHTTLTDETRCLIGAKELAMMPKGAFVINAARGGIIDEKALLEALASGHLAGAGLDVYTKEPPEDRSLVEHPKVVSLPHLGASSHEAQRVVAVDACRNLVDYLAGRELRNAVNVPAMDFAAAGALKPYMELGHRMGAILVALMRGRLKSLTIVYAGEIADEPYNQVTISVVMGMLQKVVASPINMVNAMVVAKESGVEVSERTSTDARGYASSVRVVAEGDRENHSVYGTVFAGRYARVTAIDEFYMELRPQGDIVITFNEDRPGIIGEVGTIFGAHRINIASMTFGRKPESGEACLALTLDAVPPAGVLEELRGKKFMTRVHHVSLPPLVTEGV